Proteins found in one Rhinolophus ferrumequinum isolate MPI-CBG mRhiFer1 chromosome 9, mRhiFer1_v1.p, whole genome shotgun sequence genomic segment:
- the EDN2 gene encoding endothelin-2, translating to MVAAPTAWCSIALALLLALHEGKGQAAATPEQPVPSPSAQGSHLRPRRCSCSSWLDKECVYFCHLDIIWVNTPGQTAPYGLGNPPKRQRRSLPGRCGCSSTRDHACTTFCSRRPWAEAMAIPGVGSPADVFQAGKTWTTAGELLQHLRDISASKIYFVRRQQKTTRKTRPTHFRRKKR from the exons ATGGTCGCTGCTCCCACTGCCTGGTGCTCCATCGCTCTCGCCCTGCTCCTGGCCCTGCACGAAG GCAAAGGCCAGGCCGCTGCCACCCCGGAGCAGCCCGTGCCCTCACCCAGTGCCCAAGGCTCCCACCTTCGGCCTCGGCGTTGTTCCTGCAGCTCCTGGCTCGACAAGGAGTGCGTCTACTTCTGCCACCTGGATATCATCTGGGTGAATACCCCTGG ACAGACAGCTCCCTATGGCCTGGGAAACCCGCCAAAACGTCAGCGCCGCTCTCTGCCAGGGCGCTGTGGGTGCTCCAGCACCAGAGACCATGCCTGTACCACCTTCTGCAGTCGAAGACCCTG GGCTGAAGCCATGGCAATCCCAGGCGTTGGGTCCCCTGCAGACGTGTTCCAGGCTGGGAAGACATGGACCACTGCAGGAGAGCTCCTCCAGCATCTGAG GGACATTTCTGCCTCCAAGATCTACTTTGTTAGGCGACAGCAAAAGACAACAAGGAAGACCAGGCCTACACACTTCAGGCGGAAAAAGAGATAG